The following coding sequences are from one Gossypium hirsutum isolate 1008001.06 chromosome A12, Gossypium_hirsutum_v2.1, whole genome shotgun sequence window:
- the LOC107938046 gene encoding BTB/POZ domain-containing protein At3g22104: MAVCCDLEVDVNGEETFLLDKKIICSFSGRLSKLFDKSTNAKRNKVIFRDFPGGVENFELIARFCYNNRKIDINPSNVSLLYFAAQFLKMKISISGNRNLIEKIMKSIEEISYWTWSDLLATLKHCQDLQSSGIVERCLDSLVGRLAIPSEASPCASTSSLDSPGFWLACNTRSTESLKHGFSQETWWFEDLSVLSPDMIEMLIKSMVSRKYNHVIIGRFLFHYQESKFYTASPDEKHLVLETVIDMLYTFDTNSISCKSLFRIYRLVLNRSVDTIFWMKTGSTWILKIG, encoded by the exons ATGGCAGTTTGCTGTGATCTTGAAGTGGATGTTAATGGAGAGGAGACTTTCCTGCTAGACAAG AAAATTATTTGTTCATTCTCGGGCAGGTTAAGCAAATTATTTGATAAATCCACAAATGCCAAGAGAAATAAAGTGATATTCCGTGACTTTCCTGGAGGGGTAGAGAATTTTGAGCTTATAGCTAGGTTTTGTTACAACAATAGGAAAATTGACATAAATCCTTCAAATGTTTCCTTGTTATATTTTGCTGCTCAATTCTTGAAGATGAAAATTTCCATATCAGGAAACCGTAATCtaatagaaaaaataatgaaATCCATTGAAGAGATCAGCTACTGGACATGGTCTGATCTTTTGGCCACTTTGAAGCATTGCCAAGATTTACAATCTTCGGGTATAGTTGAAAGATGCTTGGATTCACTTGTTGGGAGGCTGGCCATTCCTAGTGAAGCAAGTCCTTGTGCATCTACCTCTTCTCTAGATAGTCCTGGGTTTTGGCTTGCGTGCAATACCAGAAGTACCGAGAGTTTGAAACACGGCTTCTCTCAAGAAACTTGGTGGTTCGAAGACCTTTCAGTTTTGAGTCCCGATATGATCGAAATGCTGATAAAATCTATGGTTTCTCGGAAGTACAATCATGTAATTATCGGTCGGTTCCTCTTCCATTACCAGGAGTCAAAGTTTTATACTGCCTCACCAGATGAGAAACACCTAGTTTTAGAAACCGTGATTGATATGCTCTACACTTTTGATACGAATTCTATTTCATGCAAGAGTTTGTTCAGAATTTATCGATTGGTGCTAAATAggagtgttgacaccattttttggatgaaaacagggtcgacttggattttgaaaataggatga